The genomic window TCAAGGCACCGGTTGCGGTCTAAGCGGACATGGCTGATGTGACAACTCGCACCGAACCTGATCCCTCGGGGGCATCCGACGAGACGCTTCGTCAAGGTTTGGAGCATGCGTCCACGGCATCACCGATTCCCGCCGGTGACGAAGCTGCCTCTGTCAACGAAGATTCTTCCGTCAACATTGCCAAGCAACTGCGTAGCCGAGATCTCTTGCCCGCCGATCATGGAGTGGGTTTGAGCATCACCGCCGTGATCGCGGCGACCCCGGATGGCGTCATCGGCGATGATCAAGACATGCCCTGGCGATTGTCGTCAGACCTTCGTCGGTTCAAACAATCGACGATGGGCGGGGCTTTGATCATGGGCCGCAAGACCTTTGAGTCGATCGGTCGTGTGCTGCCGGGCCGCCAAACCATCGTGCTGACTCGCCAAGGCAGTT from Rhodopirellula halodulae includes these protein-coding regions:
- a CDS encoding dihydrofolate reductase — protein: MADVTTRTEPDPSGASDETLRQGLEHASTASPIPAGDEAASVNEDSSVNIAKQLRSRDLLPADHGVGLSITAVIAATPDGVIGDDQDMPWRLSSDLRRFKQSTMGGALIMGRKTFESIGRVLPGRQTIVLTRQGSWQFPGTQTASGKSEAIALAADRRIFVVGGGQIYQQWFPLCTELWWTRVWANLTGDTRVDLPLEDFELVSQTSLPATAKDDYPTDWLRMRRKASSLRRLE